In one window of Kosmotoga pacifica DNA:
- a CDS encoding Crp/Fnr family transcriptional regulator, whose product MNPLILNLAKLKPFKNLTIGELETIFKKNGSLVERYSDGELIRQRGDQCNSLLIILEGKVSTIMQDTNGRMVKLETIEAPNLIASGVLFASDNLFPVDIIATSSVIILSMSKNLVIELCMNNENFLTGLLNDMGDRLAMLAEKVYIFSLNTLKEKLARYLLERSNGKTELTLGMTKEELSRYFGVARPSLSRAFAELIKEGYIAQNNQIIRLLDREGLKELSGME is encoded by the coding sequence ATGAACCCACTCATTTTAAATCTCGCTAAATTGAAACCTTTTAAAAACCTGACCATTGGAGAATTGGAAACGATTTTTAAAAAGAACGGCTCTCTTGTAGAACGCTACAGTGATGGAGAACTCATTCGACAAAGGGGTGACCAATGCAATTCCCTGTTGATAATCCTGGAAGGAAAAGTCTCGACCATAATGCAGGATACTAACGGAAGAATGGTTAAATTAGAAACAATAGAGGCCCCCAATCTCATCGCCAGTGGAGTGCTCTTTGCTTCTGATAATCTGTTTCCCGTAGATATAATAGCTACTAGTTCCGTGATCATATTGTCTATGAGTAAGAATTTGGTAATTGAGCTTTGCATGAACAATGAAAACTTTTTGACTGGGCTTCTAAACGATATGGGCGACAGACTTGCCATGCTCGCCGAAAAGGTGTATATATTCTCTCTCAACACGCTAAAAGAAAAGCTAGCACGCTACCTTTTAGAACGGTCGAATGGCAAAACCGAACTCACTCTTGGCATGACCAAGGAGGAACTTTCGAGGTACTTCGGTGTCGCAAGGCCTTCATTATCAAGGGCTTTTGCAGAACTCATAAAAGAGGGATACATAGCGCAGAATAACCAGATAATTCGATTGCTCGATCGCGAAGGATTGAAAGAATTATCTGGCATGGAATGA
- a CDS encoding ABC transporter ATP-binding protein — MLKRFIAYYRPHLFLFTVDMICAFMIAGIDLFFPSITRSALDIYIPQRDLNGLIKVSVILGILFVFRALFTYVVNYWGHIVGVRMEYNMRKDVFSHIQTLPFSFFDKVRTGRIMSRIVNDLRDITELAHHGPEDLFISLITLTGAFIILMRTDWRLTLIIFTYIPFLVWFGIKKRQKMSRAFMTERRRIADVNAQLENSISGIRIAQSFTNEDLEREKFDEGNRKFVESRKRALKAMAEMFTGVDLLSNMLKLTVLLVGGYLTLKEIITPGSLVAYFLYVELFLQPIRRLMMLAQQYEAGMAGFKRFIEIMDTKPEIVDKEDAIELKDVKGEIEIRNVSFSYDGGNKVLKNISLKIPAGKTVALVGPSGGGKTTLCHLIPRFYEITEGEILIDGINIKDVTLKSLRRNIGIVQQDVFLFAGSIRDNIAYGKGNATDEEIIEAAKRANIHDFIMSLEDGYDTYVGERGVRLSGGQKQRISIARVFLKNPPILILDEATSALDNETELKIQQSLEELAKGRTSLVIAHRLSTIKHADEIIVITKDGIIERGTHEELLEKKGHYYRLYKAQFKGYIPDSYDAASTNVITQQ; from the coding sequence ATGTTAAAACGTTTCATTGCATACTACAGACCCCACCTTTTCTTGTTCACCGTGGACATGATCTGTGCGTTTATGATAGCCGGGATAGATCTGTTCTTTCCTAGCATCACCAGGAGTGCTCTCGATATTTATATACCACAGCGTGATTTGAATGGCCTGATAAAGGTTTCTGTTATTTTAGGTATCCTGTTTGTTTTTAGAGCCCTCTTCACCTACGTTGTCAACTACTGGGGACACATCGTCGGGGTGAGGATGGAATATAACATGCGCAAAGACGTATTTTCTCATATACAAACTTTGCCTTTTAGTTTTTTCGATAAAGTCAGAACGGGCAGGATCATGTCGAGAATCGTTAACGACCTAAGAGACATCACGGAACTCGCCCATCACGGACCTGAAGACCTATTCATCTCTCTCATCACCCTCACCGGTGCTTTCATCATACTTATGAGAACAGACTGGAGGCTGACGTTGATCATCTTCACTTACATCCCATTTCTTGTATGGTTCGGGATTAAAAAAAGGCAGAAGATGTCGCGCGCCTTTATGACCGAAAGGAGGCGTATTGCAGATGTCAACGCTCAGCTTGAGAACAGTATTTCAGGCATACGTATTGCTCAGTCATTCACGAACGAGGACCTTGAAAGGGAGAAGTTCGACGAAGGGAACAGGAAGTTTGTGGAGTCAAGAAAACGTGCTCTGAAAGCCATGGCAGAGATGTTCACCGGGGTGGATCTGCTATCTAACATGCTGAAATTAACGGTTCTACTCGTTGGAGGATATCTCACTTTGAAAGAAATTATCACTCCCGGGTCACTGGTGGCATATTTTTTATATGTTGAACTCTTCCTTCAACCTATACGCAGATTGATGATGCTGGCACAACAGTATGAAGCAGGTATGGCTGGCTTCAAGCGCTTCATCGAAATAATGGATACCAAGCCAGAGATCGTAGACAAAGAAGATGCGATTGAGCTCAAAGATGTAAAGGGAGAGATAGAGATCAGAAACGTTTCTTTTTCATACGATGGTGGAAATAAAGTTTTGAAAAATATTAGCCTGAAAATCCCGGCCGGGAAGACCGTGGCTCTTGTGGGACCTTCAGGCGGAGGAAAGACAACTCTCTGCCATCTCATACCGAGATTCTATGAGATCACTGAGGGCGAGATATTGATCGATGGAATAAACATAAAAGACGTTACTCTGAAGTCATTGCGCAGAAATATAGGCATTGTTCAGCAGGATGTTTTTCTCTTTGCAGGAAGTATAAGGGACAATATAGCCTATGGAAAGGGAAATGCCACGGATGAAGAGATTATAGAAGCTGCGAAGCGGGCAAATATACATGACTTCATCATGTCTCTGGAGGACGGTTACGACACATATGTCGGCGAGCGTGGTGTAAGGCTCTCGGGTGGGCAAAAGCAGAGGATATCTATAGCGAGAGTATTTCTGAAGAACCCTCCGATTTTGATTCTCGATGAAGCCACTTCGGCCCTCGATAACGAAACGGAATTGAAAATACAACAATCACTGGAGGAGCTGGCAAAAGGTAGAACTTCACTCGTAATAGCTCACAGACTTTCTACGATAAAGCACGCCGACGAAATCATTGTTATCACTAAAGATGGAATCATTGAACGGGGTACTCACGAAGAGCTTCTAGAGAAGAAAGGACATTATTACAGGCTCTACAAAGCACAGTTCAAAGGATATATACCTGACTCTTACGACGCCGCTTCAACCAATGTCATCACTCAGCAATAG
- a CDS encoding PHP-associated domain-containing protein: MLIDLHNHTDLSSGSNLALEDYVPYAKAYGARVAITDHDILNSEANEYRDFFFCGFEAITDYGHFLVFGASPELMHIQNIYLFIETVHAEGGIVIAAHPFRNTGVFGMLDTESAEKIIDLVDAVEVYNGRSFFDEWEKAIEIAKKFDKPMTGGSDALTEFDIFRVATEFPEDINTLEELIEQIRTGQCKPLLLSDDIG; the protein is encoded by the coding sequence TTGCTGATCGATCTCCATAATCATACCGACCTCTCATCCGGTTCAAACCTGGCTTTGGAAGACTATGTTCCATACGCGAAGGCCTATGGTGCTCGCGTTGCCATAACTGACCATGATATCCTCAATTCGGAAGCTAATGAATACAGAGACTTTTTCTTCTGCGGCTTTGAAGCAATAACTGATTATGGTCATTTCCTCGTTTTCGGGGCATCTCCCGAACTTATGCATATACAGAATATCTATTTGTTTATCGAAACTGTACATGCCGAAGGGGGGATCGTCATCGCCGCGCATCCTTTCAGAAATACCGGGGTGTTCGGAATGCTGGATACCGAGAGCGCTGAAAAGATTATCGACCTTGTAGATGCTGTTGAAGTCTACAATGGAAGAAGCTTCTTTGATGAATGGGAAAAAGCAATAGAGATTGCGAAAAAATTTGACAAACCAATGACAGGCGGGAGCGATGCATTGACGGAGTTTGACATTTTCAGAGTTGCAACTGAATTCCCCGAAGATATCAATACGCTGGAAGAGCTCATTGAACAGATAAGAACGGGGCAGTGTAAACCTCTATTGCTGAGTGATGACATTGGTTGA
- the hcp gene encoding hydroxylamine reductase, translated as MGMFCYQCSETVKGTACTVKGVCGKEPEVAHLQDMLVWLLKGLSYWAVKARKYGVNDSEADLFVAEGLFTTITNVNFDPESIGKKIERAIELRDKIKGAFLKAYRENEGRDFTDEAPEAATWNVPGGLDIWELKGAEVGVLSTKDEDIRSLRELLVYGLKGIAAYTDHAYILKHSDSSILEFLEEGLAATLDDSLSADDYISLVMKTGEMAVKAMALLDQANTSAYGHPEVTEVYTGTYAGPAILVSGHDLLDLEEILKQTEGTGIKVYTHGEMLPAHAYPGLKKYKHLVGNYGTSWYNQQKEFAAFNGAIVMTTNCIQKPLDSYKDRIFTTGLVGWPGVKHIPNRTDGQPKDFTPVIEKALSLGGLEERPGKKIVIGFAHNQAIAVADKLIDAIKANKLKRFVVMAGCDGHAKEREYYTEVAKELPKDTVILTAGCAKYRYNMLDLGDIDGIPRVLDAGQCNDSYSLVVTALKLKEALGLSDINDLPISYDIAWYEQKAVTVLLALLYLGVKGIRLGPVLPAFLSPNVLKILVENFDIKPITNVKQDVELMLKGL; from the coding sequence ATGGGTATGTTTTGTTACCAGTGTTCAGAAACAGTGAAAGGAACGGCCTGTACAGTAAAAGGAGTGTGTGGTAAAGAACCTGAAGTTGCTCACCTTCAGGATATGCTCGTGTGGTTGCTCAAGGGACTCTCTTACTGGGCTGTGAAAGCTAGAAAGTATGGAGTTAACGATTCAGAAGCGGATCTCTTCGTCGCTGAAGGGCTGTTCACAACTATAACAAATGTAAACTTCGACCCTGAAAGTATCGGAAAGAAAATTGAAAGGGCAATAGAGCTGAGAGACAAAATCAAGGGAGCATTTCTCAAGGCTTATAGAGAAAATGAGGGAAGAGATTTCACTGATGAGGCACCGGAAGCAGCTACATGGAATGTGCCTGGTGGTCTGGACATCTGGGAATTGAAAGGCGCAGAAGTTGGTGTGCTTTCAACAAAAGACGAAGACATCCGCTCTTTAAGAGAACTCCTCGTCTACGGACTGAAAGGCATCGCTGCTTATACTGACCACGCTTACATCTTAAAGCACTCCGACTCTTCAATCCTCGAATTCCTTGAGGAAGGTCTTGCAGCAACGTTGGATGATAGTCTCAGCGCAGATGACTACATCTCTCTGGTCATGAAGACTGGTGAAATGGCAGTCAAGGCTATGGCATTACTTGATCAGGCTAATACCAGTGCCTACGGCCACCCCGAAGTCACTGAAGTATACACAGGAACGTATGCAGGTCCTGCTATCCTTGTGAGTGGGCACGATCTCCTTGATCTGGAAGAGATACTCAAACAGACTGAAGGAACTGGAATAAAGGTCTATACACACGGCGAAATGCTCCCCGCCCACGCCTACCCAGGACTCAAGAAATACAAGCACCTCGTTGGAAACTATGGTACCTCGTGGTACAATCAGCAAAAAGAGTTTGCAGCCTTCAATGGTGCCATTGTGATGACCACTAACTGTATCCAGAAGCCCCTCGACAGTTACAAAGACAGGATATTCACCACAGGTCTTGTGGGCTGGCCCGGCGTTAAACATATTCCCAACAGAACCGACGGACAGCCAAAGGACTTTACGCCTGTCATAGAAAAAGCGCTGAGCCTGGGCGGACTCGAAGAAAGACCTGGAAAGAAGATTGTAATCGGCTTTGCTCACAATCAAGCCATAGCCGTTGCAGACAAGCTAATAGACGCTATCAAAGCAAACAAGCTGAAGAGGTTTGTGGTGATGGCCGGTTGTGACGGACACGCAAAGGAGAGGGAGTATTACACCGAAGTGGCAAAAGAACTACCAAAGGACACCGTCATACTTACGGCAGGCTGTGCAAAGTATCGCTACAATATGCTGGATCTCGGTGATATAGATGGAATTCCCAGAGTTCTGGATGCCGGACAGTGTAACGACTCCTATTCGCTGGTTGTCACCGCCTTGAAACTGAAAGAAGCTTTGGGGCTTTCAGATATCAACGATCTCCCCATTTCTTACGACATAGCATGGTATGAACAGAAAGCAGTGACTGTCCTCCTCGCTCTGCTGTATCTCGGTGTGAAGGGCATAAGGCTTGGTCCAGTGCTGCCCGCATTCCTTTCACCAAACGTACTAAAAATACTCGTTGAGAACTTCGATATAAAACCAATAACGAACGTCAAGCAAGACGTAGAATTAATGCTCAAAGGCTTATAA
- a CDS encoding ABC transporter ATP-binding protein, which yields MLVAEHLKKYYGKYRGIVDVSFAIKPGEIYGLIGPNGAGKTTTIRIILGLLQKDSGEVKIGNHRIPDDLNVVKPLIGYLPGEVNFYPDMRVKEFLKFNRNFYPEIDKSYEEELIEFLGIDTEKKFKELSQGNKKKVGILQSLVHKPSYIIMDEPTNGLDPLLQSKLYELLERERERGTVILFSSHVLSEVERLCQRVGVIKEGKLIKELSMEDIRKYTKKLVTVSGLSDLRTLSKYELLEQKGSNFVFSVNRTELKDFLNSLIKLEFDDLQIRNPSLEESFMEFYNQEVEK from the coding sequence GTGCTGGTCGCAGAACACCTGAAAAAATACTATGGCAAATACCGGGGTATAGTTGATGTCAGTTTTGCAATAAAGCCTGGAGAAATATATGGCCTCATAGGTCCAAACGGTGCAGGAAAAACGACGACTATCCGTATCATCCTCGGGCTTCTTCAAAAGGATTCTGGAGAGGTGAAGATTGGAAACCACCGTATTCCTGACGATCTTAATGTGGTTAAGCCTCTGATTGGCTATCTTCCAGGCGAAGTTAATTTCTATCCAGATATGAGAGTGAAAGAGTTTCTGAAATTCAACAGAAATTTTTACCCAGAAATCGATAAAAGCTACGAAGAAGAGCTAATTGAGTTTCTTGGCATCGATACTGAAAAGAAGTTTAAAGAGCTCTCACAGGGAAACAAAAAGAAGGTAGGAATACTTCAGTCCCTCGTTCACAAGCCTTCATACATCATAATGGACGAACCAACAAATGGTCTCGACCCATTACTTCAAAGCAAATTGTATGAATTATTGGAAAGAGAACGTGAGCGTGGAACAGTGATACTATTCTCTTCACACGTTCTCTCAGAGGTTGAGCGCCTTTGTCAGAGGGTCGGAGTGATTAAAGAAGGAAAATTGATCAAAGAACTCTCCATGGAAGATATACGTAAGTATACCAAAAAACTCGTTACAGTCTCTGGACTTTCGGATCTTAGAACACTTTCAAAATATGAACTTCTCGAACAGAAAGGTAGCAATTTTGTATTTTCAGTGAATCGCACCGAACTAAAAGATTTTTTGAACTCGCTGATAAAACTCGAATTTGATGACCTGCAAATCAGAAACCCGTCTCTGGAAGAGTCTTTTATGGAATTTTACAATCAGGAGGTTGAAAAATGA
- a CDS encoding ABC transporter permease subunit, producing the protein MSFSNIYRKEFKWNLRTFIIWTAIFIAFTFMYIPITDQMLQQSDAMLKFIEKMPKLLLQMFSFDPELLTRPEGLFGSEGMSFVYILSAIFASMFAGSLFSKEFEQKTIEYLLVKPGSRLTVFFSKVAVMFTFILLLVGAFTISETRLFELFVHMEYNVKVLYAFGLYALTVQVFFASLATLISVSTQKSSLNTSITIGLTIFMYFGDSLGRSFENLKWMSIISIFRYIPLIDTIKNNQMMLGNAFIIMLISMIFLFTGAWVFSKTDIKV; encoded by the coding sequence ATGAGCTTTTCAAATATATATCGAAAAGAATTCAAATGGAACCTCCGCACCTTCATTATCTGGACAGCGATATTCATTGCCTTTACTTTCATGTACATCCCCATTACCGACCAGATGCTCCAACAGTCCGATGCTATGCTAAAGTTCATCGAAAAGATGCCGAAGCTCCTTCTTCAGATGTTTAGCTTTGATCCAGAACTGCTCACAAGACCTGAGGGACTTTTCGGCTCAGAGGGTATGAGTTTTGTCTATATCCTTTCAGCTATCTTTGCTTCGATGTTTGCCGGTTCTCTATTTTCAAAAGAGTTTGAGCAAAAAACCATAGAATATCTTCTTGTCAAACCGGGTTCAAGACTCACGGTCTTTTTTTCAAAGGTAGCAGTGATGTTCACTTTTATATTACTGTTGGTCGGAGCGTTTACAATCTCTGAAACGAGGTTATTCGAGCTTTTCGTGCATATGGAATACAATGTGAAGGTGCTTTATGCCTTCGGACTGTATGCCCTTACAGTTCAGGTGTTTTTTGCCAGTCTTGCAACGCTCATTTCGGTATCAACGCAGAAGAGTTCCCTAAATACATCTATCACAATCGGGCTCACGATATTTATGTACTTCGGCGATTCCCTTGGCAGAAGTTTCGAGAACCTCAAATGGATGTCTATAATCAGTATATTCCGCTACATTCCTCTGATAGACACAATAAAGAACAACCAGATGATGCTGGGTAACGCCTTTATCATCATGCTCATTTCCATGATTTTTTTGTTCACAGGAGCGTGGGTTTTCAGTAAAACAGACATAAAGGTGTAG
- a CDS encoding DUF438 domain-containing protein, whose product MENKTKREVLKEMLRELHSSPEKLEDIKEKFSVLIRELTPVDISKVEQELIQEGIPAESIQLMCNVHLDLFKKAIIEDEIQVEPWHPVHILVEEHRDMLNRLENFRKYVMEKVDDELPEELSKVLVYLDDMELYFQKEENGLFPYIEKHGVVQPPAIMWKEHDQLREWRKELKKLSENPNENLKQIKELVLSMAELLTDHIYKEHKVLFPTALKLISLEEWKEIRKAFDEVGYFSFKPSPFYQEEQEPEFADGLVNLGSGYMSPKQLKLMLDHLPVDITFVDETDTVRFFSENPDRIFGRTRAIIGRKVQNCHPPKSVDVVNKILRDFKEGKRNEADFWLKLGDKFIYIKYIAIRDSEGNYVGTLEVSQDIAPIQNITGEKRIYDDKNQEV is encoded by the coding sequence GTGGAAAATAAAACAAAGCGGGAAGTGCTTAAAGAAATGCTTAGAGAACTGCACTCTTCTCCGGAAAAATTGGAAGACATCAAGGAGAAATTTTCTGTGTTGATAAGGGAACTCACGCCGGTAGACATATCAAAGGTAGAGCAGGAACTCATACAGGAGGGAATACCTGCGGAGAGCATTCAGTTGATGTGTAATGTTCATCTGGATCTCTTCAAGAAAGCAATTATAGAAGATGAGATTCAGGTGGAACCATGGCACCCTGTGCATATACTCGTTGAAGAACACCGGGATATGCTAAATAGACTGGAAAACTTCAGAAAGTATGTTATGGAAAAGGTAGATGATGAACTCCCAGAGGAACTATCGAAAGTTCTGGTTTATCTGGACGATATGGAGCTATACTTTCAAAAGGAGGAAAACGGACTGTTCCCTTACATTGAAAAACATGGGGTTGTGCAACCACCTGCGATAATGTGGAAAGAGCACGACCAACTCAGGGAATGGCGGAAAGAATTAAAAAAACTCTCCGAAAATCCTAATGAAAATCTAAAACAAATTAAAGAACTCGTCCTAAGCATGGCGGAGCTCTTGACAGACCACATCTACAAAGAACACAAAGTCCTCTTTCCAACAGCCCTTAAACTCATCTCTTTGGAGGAATGGAAAGAAATCAGAAAGGCTTTTGATGAAGTTGGTTATTTCTCATTCAAGCCTTCTCCCTTTTATCAGGAGGAGCAGGAACCTGAGTTCGCTGATGGGCTGGTAAACCTCGGTAGTGGTTATATGAGCCCGAAACAACTAAAACTTATGCTTGACCATTTACCTGTGGACATAACCTTTGTGGATGAGACGGACACCGTGAGATTCTTCAGTGAAAACCCCGATAGGATCTTTGGCAGAACCAGAGCCATCATTGGAAGGAAAGTGCAAAATTGTCATCCACCCAAGAGCGTCGATGTGGTCAACAAAATCCTTCGGGATTTCAAAGAGGGTAAAAGGAATGAGGCAGATTTCTGGCTCAAACTAGGCGATAAATTTATTTACATCAAATACATTGCTATTAGAGATTCAGAAGGAAATTATGTTGGTACCCTCGAAGTTTCGCAAGATATAGCCCCTATTCAGAATATTACTGGTGAAAAAAGAATTTACGACGACAAAAACCAGGAGGTGTAA
- a CDS encoding DUF4438 domain-containing protein encodes MKTNKDAVVKISVAGEVAHPLSRTPFRLEINGTPRLFPGTGGITYNFTLGDSAFKMAGDHVEPDVSTKNPNDSMNMAYVKYSCIGNEAIVLTGEAKGAKGYVIGKHGGINHVLVHFNQNVKEKLAIGDKIQVRAWGNGLVLEDYPEVRVYNIDPGLLERVPVEERDGKIYFPVKAIVPGYLMGSGSGSGNPAGGDYDIITNDKNLIKKLELYKLRIGDFVAIENHNDSFGLGGYMEGAITIGVVVHGDCIVTGHGPGVTVIMTTSTGKIKPVVVDESNIGDYLG; translated from the coding sequence TTGAAGACAAACAAGGATGCTGTTGTTAAGATTTCAGTGGCAGGCGAAGTCGCGCACCCTCTCAGCAGAACACCTTTCAGACTGGAAATCAATGGGACTCCAAGGCTCTTTCCGGGTACAGGTGGCATTACTTACAACTTCACTTTAGGCGATAGTGCTTTCAAAATGGCAGGCGACCATGTTGAGCCTGACGTATCGACAAAGAACCCTAACGATTCCATGAATATGGCTTACGTTAAATATTCTTGCATCGGCAACGAAGCCATCGTGCTTACCGGTGAAGCCAAAGGTGCAAAAGGGTATGTAATCGGGAAGCATGGTGGTATAAATCATGTACTAGTTCACTTCAATCAGAATGTAAAGGAAAAGCTAGCCATTGGGGACAAAATCCAGGTCAGGGCCTGGGGAAACGGCCTGGTTCTTGAGGATTATCCAGAGGTAAGAGTGTACAACATTGACCCGGGACTTCTAGAAAGGGTACCCGTTGAAGAACGTGATGGAAAAATATATTTCCCCGTTAAAGCGATTGTGCCTGGCTATCTTATGGGCTCCGGTTCGGGCTCTGGAAACCCTGCAGGTGGGGATTATGACATCATAACAAACGACAAAAACTTAATAAAGAAATTGGAGCTCTACAAATTGAGAATAGGGGATTTTGTTGCCATTGAAAATCACAATGATTCCTTTGGACTCGGTGGATACATGGAAGGTGCCATAACTATCGGCGTAGTTGTACATGGTGATTGTATCGTCACGGGACATGGTCCCGGTGTCACGGTGATCATGACAACTTCTACAGGTAAAATCAAGCCCGTCGTCGTTGATGAGTCGAATATCGGAGATTATCTCGGTTAA